A single genomic interval of Nocardioides palaemonis harbors:
- a CDS encoding DUF881 domain-containing protein → MPDEPDQPDKPDQPDRPDRPEPGRDRLRGALSRPSRRQAVVAVLLAVLGFTFVVQVRDTKANDTYAGLRESELIQVLDGLTGTAERARREVDRLESRRDALLDENQARAAALDEAEQRVRTLNIIAGLVPVAGEGLRITITETTSRVSVGSLLDTVQELRTAGAEAMEFNDEIRLGADSSFQNAVGGIELDDQLLEPPYVLDVIGDPHVLRTALTFSTGPVETLETLDGAKVTIEEPERVEVTSVREAVRPAYAELGTGQ, encoded by the coding sequence ATGCCTGACGAGCCCGACCAGCCCGACAAGCCCGATCAGCCCGACCGGCCCGACCGGCCCGAGCCCGGGCGCGACCGGCTCCGCGGCGCGCTGAGCCGGCCCTCGCGGCGCCAGGCCGTGGTCGCGGTGCTGCTCGCGGTCCTCGGATTCACCTTCGTGGTGCAGGTGCGCGACACCAAGGCCAACGACACCTACGCCGGGCTGCGCGAGAGCGAGCTGATCCAGGTCCTCGACGGCCTCACCGGCACGGCCGAGCGGGCCCGGCGCGAGGTCGACCGGCTCGAGTCGCGCCGCGACGCGCTGCTCGACGAGAACCAGGCCCGCGCCGCCGCCCTCGACGAGGCCGAGCAGCGCGTCCGCACGCTCAACATCATCGCCGGCCTGGTGCCCGTCGCCGGTGAGGGCCTGCGGATCACGATCACCGAGACGACCAGCCGGGTCAGCGTCGGCTCGCTCCTCGACACCGTCCAGGAGCTGCGCACGGCCGGCGCCGAGGCGATGGAGTTCAACGACGAGATCCGGCTCGGCGCCGACAGCTCGTTCCAGAACGCCGTCGGCGGCATCGAGCTCGACGACCAGCTCCTCGAGCCGCCCTACGTCCTCGACGTCATCGGCGACCCGCACGTCCTGCGGACCGCGCTCACCTTCTCCACCGGCCCGGTCGAGACGCTGGAGACCCTCGACGGGGCCAAGGTGACCATCGAGGAGCCGGAGCGGGTCGAGGTCACCAGCGTCCGCGAGGCGGTCCGACCCGCCTATGCGGAGCTGGGCACCGGCCAGTAG
- the gcvH gene encoding glycine cleavage system protein GcvH, with translation MYPENLKYTSEHEWVRTPGDAEGSVRVGITDFAQDALGDIVYVSLPQVGDSVTAGETCGELESTKSVSDIYAPVTGEVVATNAALDSTPELVNSDPYEAGWLFEVTVADDTQLEGLLDAATYQSGLEG, from the coding sequence GTGTATCCGGAGAACCTGAAGTACACCAGCGAGCACGAGTGGGTCCGCACCCCCGGCGACGCGGAGGGCTCGGTCCGCGTGGGCATCACCGACTTCGCCCAGGACGCGCTCGGCGACATCGTCTACGTCTCGCTGCCGCAGGTCGGCGACTCCGTCACGGCGGGGGAGACCTGTGGTGAGCTCGAGTCGACCAAGTCGGTCAGCGACATCTACGCACCGGTCACCGGCGAGGTGGTCGCCACCAACGCCGCGCTCGACTCGACCCCCGAGCTGGTCAATAGCGACCCCTACGAGGCGGGCTGGCTGTTCGAGGTCACGGTGGCCGACGACACCCAGCTCGAGGGCCTCCTCGACGCCGCGACGTACCAGTCGGGCCTCGAGGGCTGA
- a CDS encoding FHA domain-containing protein yields MPFCTACGKQNPDDARFCAQCGTKLLAGEDTGSTPVETTATITFGAPDQRESSDRQLSPVDAAAVDALPEGHALLVVQRGPSAGSRFLLDTDVVGAGRHPDSEIFLDDVTVSRRHAEFRRSGAGYTVSDVGSLNGTYVNRDRIDSVELTDGDEVQIGKYRLVFFSSHPDS; encoded by the coding sequence ATGCCGTTCTGCACCGCGTGTGGCAAGCAGAACCCCGACGATGCCCGCTTCTGCGCCCAGTGCGGCACGAAGCTGCTCGCGGGGGAGGACACCGGGTCCACCCCGGTCGAGACCACCGCGACCATCACCTTCGGGGCGCCGGACCAGCGCGAGTCCTCGGACCGCCAGCTGAGCCCGGTCGACGCCGCCGCGGTCGACGCGCTCCCGGAGGGCCACGCGCTCCTCGTCGTGCAGCGTGGCCCGAGCGCCGGCAGCCGGTTCCTGCTCGACACCGACGTCGTCGGCGCCGGCCGCCACCCCGACAGCGAGATCTTCCTCGACGACGTGACCGTCTCGCGCCGGCACGCCGAGTTCCGCCGCTCGGGTGCTGGCTACACGGTCAGCGACGTCGGCAGCCTCAACGGCACCTACGTCAACCGCGACCGGATCGACTCCGTGGAGCTCACCGACGGCGACGAGGTCCAGATCGGCAAGTACCGCCTGGTGTTCTTCTCCTCCCACCCGGACAGCTGA
- the ftsR gene encoding transcriptional regulator FtsR: MGASPSAGHHRGARFNIGQVLDQLRPDFPGVTIPKIRFLEDKGLVKPERTAAGYRKFSGDDVARLRYILLMQRDHYLPLKVIGDHLDAIDRGLEPPPIESVVPTVPKVALSADGLPSPESFRRSSDLRLSRRELLKVAEISEDLLVQLEQFGLVRALSGTGHFDSDALVVAQTARELADYGFEPRHLRAFKTAADREVGLVQQVVAPLARGRDAAARGRAEDATSEIAALSVRLHATLVKVGLDRG; encoded by the coding sequence GTGGGTGCCTCCCCGTCCGCGGGACACCACCGCGGCGCCCGGTTCAACATCGGGCAGGTGCTCGACCAGCTGCGTCCTGACTTCCCCGGGGTGACCATCCCCAAGATCCGGTTCCTCGAGGACAAGGGCCTGGTCAAGCCCGAGCGCACCGCCGCCGGCTACCGCAAGTTCTCCGGCGACGACGTCGCGCGTCTGCGCTACATCCTGCTGATGCAGCGCGACCACTACCTCCCGCTCAAGGTGATCGGCGACCACCTTGACGCCATCGACCGGGGCCTCGAGCCCCCGCCGATCGAGTCGGTCGTGCCGACGGTGCCGAAGGTCGCGCTCAGCGCCGACGGCCTGCCGAGCCCCGAGTCGTTCCGGCGCTCCAGCGACCTGCGGCTCTCGCGCCGCGAGCTGCTCAAGGTCGCGGAGATCTCCGAGGACCTCCTGGTCCAGCTCGAGCAGTTCGGCCTGGTGCGCGCGCTGTCCGGGACCGGCCACTTCGACAGCGACGCGCTGGTGGTCGCCCAGACCGCCCGCGAGCTCGCCGACTACGGCTTCGAGCCGCGCCACCTGCGCGCCTTCAAGACCGCCGCCGACCGCGAGGTGGGCCTGGTCCAGCAGGTCGTCGCCCCGCTGGCGCGCGGACGCGACGCCGCCGCGCGCGGGCGCGCGGAGGACGCCACCTCCGAGATCGCGGCCCTCTCGGTGCGGCTGCACGCCACCTTGGTGAAGGTCGGCCTCGACCGCGGCTGA
- a CDS encoding bifunctional nuclease family protein gives MREMDVVGVRVEMPSNQPIVLLREVTGERYLPIWIGAVEATAIAFAQQGVTPPRPLTHDLMRDVLAATGQRLEEVRIVDMQDSIFYAQLVFEGGAEVGARPSDSIALALRTGTRIVCAESVLDEAGLAVPVEQEDEVERFREFLDHVSPDDFESP, from the coding sequence ATGCGGGAGATGGACGTCGTCGGAGTACGGGTCGAGATGCCCTCGAACCAGCCCATCGTGCTGCTGCGCGAGGTCACTGGTGAGCGCTACCTCCCGATCTGGATCGGAGCGGTCGAGGCCACCGCCATCGCGTTCGCCCAGCAGGGGGTGACGCCGCCACGGCCGCTGACCCACGACCTGATGCGCGACGTGCTCGCCGCGACCGGTCAGCGCCTCGAGGAGGTGCGGATCGTGGACATGCAGGACAGCATCTTCTACGCCCAGCTCGTCTTCGAGGGTGGCGCCGAGGTCGGCGCCCGGCCGTCGGACTCGATCGCGCTCGCCCTGCGCACCGGGACGCGGATCGTCTGCGCGGAGTCGGTGCTCGACGAGGCGGGCCTGGCGGTCCCGGTCGAGCAGGAGGACGAGGTCGAGCGGTTCCGCGAGTTCCTCGACCACGTCTCGCCCGACGACTTCGAGTCGCCCTGA
- a CDS encoding MerR family transcriptional regulator: MKAAADAAELAEEQGLLFDDDVSPLPSDTGYRGPTACNAAGITYRQLDYWARTGLVEPSVRGAAGSGSQRLYSFRDILILKVVKRLLDAGISLQQIRTATAHLRERGTDDLTRVTLMSDGASVYECTSNDEVIDLLQGGQGVFGIAIGGVWREIEGTLAELPSERAAQDPTASVPGDELAARRAARHTG; the protein is encoded by the coding sequence ATCAAGGCCGCGGCCGATGCCGCCGAGCTGGCCGAGGAGCAGGGCCTGCTCTTCGACGACGACGTGTCGCCGCTGCCGAGCGACACCGGCTACCGCGGCCCGACGGCCTGCAACGCGGCCGGCATCACCTACCGCCAGCTCGACTACTGGGCCCGCACCGGCCTGGTCGAGCCGAGCGTCCGCGGCGCGGCCGGCTCCGGCTCGCAGCGGCTCTACTCCTTCCGCGACATCCTGATCCTCAAGGTCGTCAAGCGACTCCTCGACGCCGGCATCTCGCTCCAGCAGATCCGCACCGCGACCGCCCACCTGCGCGAGCGCGGCACCGACGACCTGACCCGCGTGACGCTGATGAGCGACGGGGCGTCCGTCTACGAGTGCACCAGCAACGACGAGGTCATCGACCTGCTCCAGGGCGGCCAGGGCGTCTTCGGCATCGCCATCGGCGGCGTCTGGCGCGAGATCGAGGGCACCCTCGCCGAGCTGCCCAGCGAGCGCGCTGCCCAGGACCCGACCGCCTCGGTCCCGGGTGACGAGCTGGCCGCGCGCCGCGCAGCCCGCCACACCGGCTGA
- the gcvP gene encoding aminomethyl-transferring glycine dehydrogenase, which translates to MPDASHAPTAAETGEFVARHIGPDDAAVAHMLRAVGHESLESLMSAAVPGGIRTAAALDLPAPLDEEATARALRTLASQNRPAEAMIGLGYHATITPPVIRRNVLEDPSWYTAYTPYQPEISQGRLEALLNFQTVVADLTGLPTANASLLDEGTAAAEAMTLVRRAKRGATGAFVVDADALPQTIDVVRTRAAGMGIEVVVADLTDGLPEGDVCGVLVQYPGASGEVRDPRPVIDAVHERGGLAVVAADILALALIEAPGTFGADVVVGSSQRFGVPLFYGGPHAGFMSVSAGLERHLPGRLVGVSVDAEGRPAYRLALQTREQHIRRDKATSNICTAQVLLAVVASMYAVYHGPDGIRRIAQRTHDHASRIAAALCAGGVEVVNSTWFDTLTVAVPGRAAEVVSAARAVGLHLRLVDEDHVGVSTSERTSPATVSSVLRSFGVAAVEEAPSGLPADLARTTDFLTHEVFSSHHSETQMLRYLAKLSNRDYALDRGMIPLGSCTMKLNATTEMEPVSLPGFADLHPFAPAQDATGYRELVDDVERWLAEVTGYDRVSVQPNAGSQGELAGLLAIRGYHHANGDTGRDVCLIPSSAHGTNAASAVMAGMKVVVVKASDDGSVDLDDLRAKCEQHAETLAAIMVTYPSTHGAYEDTITDLCKIVHDHGGQVYVDGANLNALLGHARPGEFGGDVSHLNLHKTFCIPHGGGGPGVGPVAVRAHLAPHLPSHAAHPEEDKRAGIGAISAAPYGSAGILPITWAYIRMMGAEGLTRATAVAVLSANYIAHRLEEHFPVLYRGHGDLVAHECILDLRGITKASGVTVDDVAKRLVDHGFHAPTMSFPVAGTLMVEPTESEDLAEIDRFCDAMIAIRGEIARVEAGEWTPEESPLRHAPHTARALVGEWDRAYSRELGVFPRGIDPDKYWPPVARIDQAYGDRNLVCSCPSPEAFAED; encoded by the coding sequence GTGCCGGACGCCAGCCACGCCCCGACCGCCGCCGAGACCGGCGAGTTCGTCGCTCGCCACATCGGCCCCGACGACGCCGCGGTTGCGCACATGCTCCGCGCCGTCGGGCACGAGTCGCTGGAGTCGCTGATGAGCGCCGCGGTGCCGGGCGGGATCCGCACCGCCGCCGCGCTCGACCTCCCGGCCCCGCTCGACGAGGAGGCGACCGCGCGGGCGCTGCGCACCCTGGCCTCGCAGAACCGTCCCGCCGAGGCGATGATCGGGCTGGGCTACCACGCCACGATCACCCCGCCGGTGATCCGGCGCAACGTGCTCGAGGACCCGTCCTGGTACACCGCGTACACGCCCTACCAGCCCGAGATCTCCCAGGGCCGGCTCGAGGCGCTGCTGAACTTCCAGACCGTCGTCGCCGACCTGACCGGCCTGCCGACGGCCAACGCGTCGCTGCTCGACGAGGGCACCGCCGCCGCCGAGGCGATGACGCTGGTGCGTCGGGCCAAGCGCGGCGCGACGGGCGCGTTCGTCGTCGACGCCGACGCGCTGCCGCAGACCATCGACGTGGTCCGCACGCGCGCGGCCGGGATGGGCATCGAGGTGGTCGTGGCCGACCTGACCGACGGTCTGCCCGAGGGCGACGTCTGCGGCGTGCTGGTCCAGTACCCCGGTGCCTCCGGCGAGGTCCGCGACCCGCGGCCGGTGATCGACGCCGTCCACGAGCGCGGCGGGCTCGCCGTCGTCGCAGCCGACATCCTCGCCCTCGCGCTGATCGAGGCGCCCGGGACGTTCGGCGCCGACGTCGTGGTGGGCTCCTCCCAGCGCTTCGGCGTCCCGCTGTTCTACGGCGGCCCGCACGCCGGCTTCATGTCCGTGTCCGCCGGCCTCGAGCGCCACCTGCCGGGCCGCCTGGTCGGCGTGTCCGTCGACGCCGAGGGACGTCCGGCCTACCGCCTCGCGCTGCAGACCCGCGAGCAGCACATCCGCCGCGACAAGGCCACCTCCAACATCTGCACGGCGCAGGTGCTGCTGGCCGTGGTCGCCTCGATGTACGCCGTCTACCACGGCCCCGACGGCATCCGCCGGATCGCGCAGCGCACCCACGACCACGCCTCGCGCATCGCCGCGGCGCTGTGCGCGGGAGGCGTGGAGGTCGTCAACAGCACGTGGTTCGACACCCTCACCGTCGCGGTGCCCGGCCGGGCGGCCGAGGTCGTGTCCGCGGCCCGCGCGGTCGGTCTCCACCTGCGCCTGGTCGACGAGGACCACGTCGGCGTCTCGACCTCCGAGCGCACGTCCCCGGCCACGGTGTCGTCGGTCCTGCGCTCCTTCGGCGTCGCGGCCGTCGAGGAGGCTCCCAGCGGCCTGCCCGCCGACCTGGCCCGGACCACGGACTTCCTCACCCACGAGGTGTTCAGCTCCCACCACAGCGAGACGCAGATGCTGCGCTACCTCGCGAAGCTGTCCAACCGCGACTACGCGCTCGACCGCGGCATGATCCCGCTCGGCTCGTGCACGATGAAGCTCAACGCCACCACCGAGATGGAGCCGGTGAGCCTGCCGGGCTTCGCCGACCTGCACCCGTTCGCCCCCGCCCAGGACGCGACCGGCTACCGAGAGCTCGTCGACGACGTCGAGCGCTGGCTCGCCGAGGTCACCGGCTACGACCGCGTGTCCGTCCAGCCCAACGCGGGCTCCCAGGGCGAGCTCGCCGGCCTGCTCGCGATCCGGGGCTACCACCACGCCAACGGCGACACCGGGCGCGACGTGTGCCTGATCCCGTCGTCGGCCCACGGCACCAACGCGGCCTCGGCCGTGATGGCCGGCATGAAGGTGGTCGTGGTCAAGGCCTCCGACGACGGCTCGGTCGACCTCGACGACCTGCGCGCGAAGTGCGAGCAGCACGCCGAGACGCTCGCGGCGATCATGGTGACGTACCCCTCGACGCACGGCGCCTACGAGGACACCATCACCGACCTGTGCAAGATCGTCCACGACCACGGCGGCCAGGTCTACGTCGACGGCGCCAACCTCAACGCGCTGCTCGGCCACGCCCGGCCCGGCGAGTTCGGCGGCGACGTGTCGCACCTCAACCTGCACAAGACCTTCTGCATCCCGCACGGTGGCGGCGGCCCGGGCGTCGGCCCGGTCGCGGTCCGCGCCCACCTCGCGCCGCACCTGCCGTCCCACGCCGCACACCCGGAGGAGGACAAGCGCGCCGGGATCGGCGCCATCAGCGCCGCGCCCTACGGCTCGGCCGGCATCCTGCCGATCACGTGGGCCTACATCCGGATGATGGGCGCCGAGGGCCTCACCCGGGCCACCGCCGTCGCGGTCCTGTCGGCCAACTACATCGCCCACCGCCTCGAGGAGCACTTCCCGGTGCTCTACCGCGGTCACGGCGACCTGGTCGCCCACGAGTGCATCCTCGACCTGCGCGGCATCACCAAGGCCAGCGGCGTGACGGTCGACGACGTGGCCAAGCGGCTGGTCGACCACGGCTTCCACGCCCCGACCATGTCGTTCCCGGTCGCCGGCACCCTCATGGTGGAGCCGACGGAGTCCGAGGACCTCGCCGAGATCGACCGGTTCTGCGACGCGATGATCGCGATCCGCGGGGAGATCGCGCGGGTCGAGGCGGGGGAGTGGACCCCGGAGGAGTCGCCGCTGCGGCACGCGCCGCACACCGCCCGCGCCCTCGTCGGCGAGTGGGACCGGGCGTACTCCCGCGAGCTCGGCGTCTTCCCGCGGGGCATCGACCCGGACAAGTACTGGCCGCCGGTCGCGCGCATCGACCAGGCCTACGGCGACCGCAACCTGGTCTGCTCGTGCCCGTCGCCGGAGGCGTTCGCGGAGGACTGA
- a CDS encoding serine hydrolase domain-containing protein, whose product MSDQRQRLLDVAQAEGRLTSVVGTVFDRYGAVWAGGAGRAPGLDGQYRIGSITKTMTAVLVVQARDEGLLDLDDRLADHLGDVGYGEVTLRDALAHTSGMQSEPRGPWWERNRGGDFAALVAANDGSGRVAAPGDWFHYSNLGYGLLGEVVARRWGVPWRELVAQRLLRPLGMRATSYLPRPGAQPGWSVDHFTGIRVHEPLTDTGAMAPAGQLWSTLADLVTWGQLLGGARPDVLAPASLAEMQRPVSPDYGLGLMLGVHPGGRLVGHNGSMPGFLAALHVDPDSGIGAAVLANATTGTDPRALAVSLIEGDPDADDDRPEPWRPTIALPREAEGVPGLWFWGNSAQDVRWHNDGLELRSMARGGVVTDRFELRDGALVGVGGYHRGERLEVVRRPDGSVRNLECATFVYTRTPYDPEVGPVG is encoded by the coding sequence GTGAGTGACCAGAGGCAGCGACTGCTGGACGTCGCGCAGGCCGAGGGCCGGCTGACGTCGGTCGTCGGCACGGTCTTCGACCGCTACGGCGCGGTGTGGGCCGGGGGAGCCGGACGTGCCCCCGGCCTCGACGGGCAGTACCGGATCGGGTCGATCACCAAGACGATGACCGCCGTGCTGGTGGTGCAGGCGCGCGACGAGGGGCTTCTCGACCTCGACGACCGGCTCGCCGACCACCTCGGTGACGTCGGCTACGGCGAGGTCACCCTGCGCGACGCGCTGGCGCACACGTCGGGGATGCAGAGCGAGCCGCGCGGCCCGTGGTGGGAGCGCAACCGCGGCGGCGACTTCGCCGCCCTCGTCGCGGCCAACGACGGGTCCGGCCGGGTCGCGGCGCCGGGCGACTGGTTCCACTACTCCAACCTCGGCTACGGTCTGCTCGGTGAGGTCGTCGCCCGGCGGTGGGGCGTGCCGTGGCGCGAGCTGGTCGCCCAGCGGCTGCTGCGACCGCTCGGGATGCGCGCGACGTCGTACCTCCCGCGGCCGGGCGCGCAGCCGGGGTGGAGCGTCGACCACTTCACCGGGATCCGGGTCCACGAGCCGCTGACCGACACCGGGGCGATGGCGCCCGCGGGCCAGCTGTGGTCGACCCTCGCCGACCTCGTCACGTGGGGGCAGCTGCTCGGCGGCGCGCGCCCTGACGTGCTCGCACCCGCCAGCCTCGCCGAGATGCAGCGGCCGGTCTCGCCCGACTACGGGCTGGGCCTGATGCTCGGCGTCCACCCCGGCGGGCGACTGGTCGGCCACAACGGCTCGATGCCCGGCTTCCTCGCCGCGCTGCACGTCGACCCGGACAGCGGTATCGGCGCCGCGGTGCTGGCCAACGCGACCACCGGCACCGACCCGCGGGCCCTGGCGGTCTCCCTCATCGAGGGCGACCCGGACGCCGACGACGACCGGCCGGAGCCGTGGCGCCCGACGATCGCCCTGCCGCGTGAGGCCGAGGGCGTCCCGGGCCTGTGGTTCTGGGGCAACTCCGCCCAGGACGTGCGCTGGCACAACGACGGCCTCGAGCTGCGGTCGATGGCGCGCGGCGGCGTGGTGACCGACCGCTTCGAGCTGCGTGACGGCGCCCTGGTCGGGGTGGGCGGCTACCACCGCGGCGAGCGGCTCGAGGTGGTGCGCCGCCCGGACGGGTCGGTGCGCAACCTGGAGTGCGCGACGTTCGTCTACACCCGCACGCCCTACGACCCCGAGGTCGGTCCGGTCGGCTAG
- a CDS encoding glycoside hydrolase domain-containing protein yields the protein MHATPARLRALVLAALTGLVATLLVTGGPASAARQRDGLSGYAFDARCAPTQDQMDAWLASSPFWGAGIYIGGSSMSCRTTTTDPGQPHLDATWVSRQRAAGWRLLPIWVGPQASCSSGYTDVIDATPAGDYAAADARGRAEAVAAVARARELGLPRRSTLWYDLEGGFDVASDDCRRSALRFLSGWTLALHDLGYRSGVYSSISAGIHALDNADNLSPGSYAMPDQVWYAWYNGRPDTEVDAQWVRGSSWEGERVHQYEAHTTATYGGVPLTIDRNFLELDGGSRAPKNLRACGGRRIDLPRYPRLRSGSRGARVEVLQCVLRTQARYRGRLDGAYDRDVVRVVTAFQRRAGLRVTGKVDPRTWTALFARGGTPLLKVGSAGRDVLRLERALRAGGLGSIKVTGVLTDRTSRGVARYQKRVGLVPTGVVDDATWQALQTGER from the coding sequence ATGCACGCCACACCCGCGCGCCTGCGCGCACTCGTCCTGGCCGCGCTGACCGGCCTCGTCGCGACCCTGCTGGTCACCGGCGGTCCGGCCTCGGCCGCGCGCCAGCGCGACGGCCTCAGCGGCTACGCGTTCGACGCCCGCTGCGCGCCGACCCAGGACCAGATGGACGCCTGGCTCGCGTCGTCGCCGTTCTGGGGCGCCGGCATCTACATCGGCGGGTCGAGCATGTCGTGCCGGACGACCACGACCGACCCCGGCCAGCCCCACCTCGACGCCACCTGGGTCTCCCGGCAGCGCGCGGCCGGCTGGCGGCTGCTCCCGATCTGGGTGGGCCCGCAGGCCTCCTGCTCGAGCGGCTACACCGACGTCATCGACGCGACCCCCGCCGGCGACTACGCGGCGGCCGACGCCCGTGGCCGTGCCGAGGCCGTGGCGGCGGTCGCCCGGGCCCGCGAGCTCGGGCTGCCCCGCCGGAGCACCCTCTGGTACGACCTCGAGGGCGGCTTCGACGTCGCCTCGGACGACTGCCGCCGCTCCGCGCTGCGGTTCCTCAGCGGCTGGACGCTGGCGCTGCACGACCTGGGCTACCGCTCGGGCGTCTACTCGAGCATCTCGGCCGGCATCCACGCCCTCGACAACGCCGACAACCTGTCGCCCGGCTCCTACGCCATGCCCGACCAGGTCTGGTACGCCTGGTACAACGGCCGCCCCGACACCGAGGTCGACGCCCAGTGGGTCCGCGGGTCGAGCTGGGAGGGCGAGCGGGTGCACCAGTACGAGGCGCACACGACGGCCACCTACGGCGGCGTACCGCTCACCATCGACCGCAACTTCCTCGAGCTCGACGGCGGCTCACGCGCGCCGAAGAACCTCCGGGCCTGCGGTGGGAGGCGGATCGACCTGCCGCGCTACCCGCGCCTGCGCAGCGGCAGCCGGGGAGCCAGGGTCGAGGTGCTCCAGTGCGTGCTCCGCACCCAGGCGCGCTACCGCGGCCGGCTCGACGGGGCCTACGACCGCGACGTCGTGCGTGTGGTCACCGCCTTCCAGCGTCGCGCCGGCCTGCGGGTGACCGGGAAGGTCGATCCCCGCACCTGGACCGCCCTCTTCGCCCGCGGCGGCACCCCGCTGCTCAAGGTGGGGTCCGCGGGCCGTGACGTGCTGCGGCTCGAGCGCGCGCTGCGCGCCGGCGGGCTGGGCTCGATCAAGGTCACCGGGGTGCTCACCGACCGCACCTCGCGCGGGGTCGCGCGCTACCAGAAGCGCGTCGGGCTGGTCCCGACGGGCGTGGTGGACGACGCCACCTGGCAGGCGCTCCAGACCGGCGAGCGGTAG
- a CDS encoding SHOCT domain-containing protein: protein MGLIQAVSGAIGGTLADQWLDFFGVPDGLPPTAALFPAVRKDQNTGRGANAGASEGVITNGSKIVVPEGYGLVLMEDGAFTGFAAQPGGYIWNSDEAASQSVFSGGGLVDSIIKQSWERFKFGGRPGSQQNAIFVSLKELPNNKFGTQSEIYWDDAFLNTQVGAITRGTYTLRITDPLTFIRNFVSANVISGRAVFDFTDIDNPAGEQLFNEVVGSLAPAFSMYTNDPAKGNRIARLQQDSIGFAQSLSAAVEQNYQWRTDRGLEIVKTAIISIEYDATTRELLKNVQRADALSGQRGNSNLQASVAAGFENAGENAGPGGLIGMGMAAGGAGLGGLQQPVQQAPAAPAAPAAPAAPAAEDPMAVLKRAKDMLDAGLITQEDYDAAKAKALGL, encoded by the coding sequence ATGGGACTCATCCAGGCTGTGAGCGGCGCGATCGGCGGCACGCTCGCCGACCAGTGGCTGGACTTCTTCGGGGTGCCCGACGGCCTCCCGCCGACGGCCGCGCTGTTCCCGGCGGTCCGCAAGGACCAGAACACCGGACGCGGCGCCAACGCGGGTGCGTCCGAGGGCGTCATCACCAACGGCTCGAAGATCGTCGTGCCCGAGGGCTACGGCCTGGTCCTGATGGAGGACGGCGCCTTCACCGGCTTCGCCGCCCAGCCCGGTGGCTACATCTGGAACTCCGACGAGGCCGCGTCGCAGTCGGTCTTCTCCGGCGGCGGCCTGGTCGACTCGATCATCAAGCAGAGCTGGGAGCGCTTCAAGTTCGGCGGACGCCCCGGCTCGCAGCAGAACGCGATCTTCGTGTCGCTCAAGGAGCTGCCGAACAACAAGTTCGGCACCCAGTCGGAGATCTACTGGGACGACGCCTTCCTCAACACCCAGGTCGGCGCGATCACCCGCGGCACCTACACGCTGCGGATCACCGACCCGCTCACCTTCATCCGCAACTTCGTCTCGGCCAACGTGATCAGCGGCCGCGCCGTCTTCGACTTCACCGACATCGACAACCCCGCCGGCGAGCAGCTGTTCAACGAGGTCGTCGGGTCGCTCGCCCCGGCGTTCTCGATGTACACCAACGACCCCGCCAAGGGGAACCGGATCGCCCGGCTCCAGCAGGACTCCATCGGCTTCGCGCAGTCGCTGTCGGCCGCCGTCGAGCAGAACTACCAGTGGCGCACCGACCGCGGCCTGGAGATCGTCAAGACCGCGATCATCTCCATCGAGTACGACGCCACGACCCGCGAGCTGCTGAAGAACGTCCAGCGTGCCGACGCGCTGTCGGGCCAGCGCGGCAACTCCAACCTGCAGGCCTCGGTGGCCGCCGGGTTCGAGAACGCCGGCGAGAACGCCGGTCCCGGTGGGCTGATCGGGATGGGCATGGCGGCCGGCGGCGCCGGTCTCGGTGGCCTCCAGCAGCCCGTCCAGCAGGCTCCCGCGGCACCGGCCGCGCCGGCTGCGCCCGCCGCGCCGGCTGCCGAGGACCCGATGGCGGTGCTCAAGCGCGCCAAGGACATGCTCGACGCCGGGCTGATCACGCAGGAGGACTACGACGCGGCGAAGGCGAAGGCACTCGGTCTCTGA